The window ACATTGTTGACGCTATCGATGCGGCAAAGAGCCGCAACGCAACGCGTCAAGAAGTGCTGGAAGATATTGCTCGGATACCGGGTATGTATGTCCCGTCTCATTTTGAGATTGAGTACGACGGGGTTAACATTACCAAAATAGAAGCCCTTGAAGGCTCAATCTACGAGGGAACGCGAGCAAAGCATGGCACGCCGCGCATTACTCGCCGAACTGTCATTGATTTAGACGGTGCCCATTACCCCACACGACCGATTATCCCGAATATTAAACCGGTTCACGAAAGAGCCTCAATCGAGATTCAACGCGGCTGTTCTCAGGCCTGCCGATTTTGCCAAGCTGGTATGATTACGAGGCCAACTCGGCAACGTAAGCCGGAGACGGTTTTAAAGCTAGCGGAAGCTCAGATTAAGAATTCAGGTGCAGATGAGCTCGGCCTTTTATCGCTCTCTGCGGGTGACTACGAACCGATTAACTATGTTTTAGAGCAATTCTTTGACCGTTTCAGTGATCAAAATGTCTCTGTCTCTTTGCCGTCTATGCGTACAGAAACGATGACGCCTAAGCTTGCTGAGCAAGTTGCGACAGTTCGCAAAAGCGGATTCACGTTTGCACCTGAAGCCGGTAGCGAACGCATGCGCCGTGTGATCAACAAAACAAACAGTGAAGAAGATTTGATGAACGCGGTACGCGCGACTGTGAAAGCAGGTTGGCGACACCTTAAGTTCTACTTCATGATTGGTTTGCCGACAGAAACATTTGTCGATGTAGAAGCCATCGCTCATCTTGGTGAACGCGCCCGTGCAGAGGGTCGTAAAATTCGCCGAGATATCAATGTGACGGTCAGCGTATCTACGTTTGTACCGAAGCCTCACACTTCTTTTCAGTGGGAAGCACAAATAGGCGTAGAAGAAACCCTCGAGAAGCAACGTTATCTCCGGCGCCGATTAAAGCGGCAAAATATTGGGTTTCGTTGGCACTCAGCTGAACAATCGTTTTTAGAAGGTGTGCTTTCACGTGGTGATCGTCGATTAGCCGATGCTCTGGAAATAGCGGCGCGCGAAGGCTGCCGCTTGGATGCTTGGAGCGAACAACACAATAGCGACCAGTGGCTTGAAGTGCTTGAGCGCACCTTAACGCCCCATGGCTTAGAAGCGAGCGAGTATCTAGAAGAGCGCCCCATGAAGGGTGTTTTACCTTGGGACCATTTAGATGCAGGGATTCTGAAAAAGTTTCTAATGCGTGACCGTAAAGCGAGTCTCAAAGAGTCTACCATCGAAGATTGCGCGCTTCATGATTATTGTTATGCGTGCGGTGGCTGCGACAAGGGAGATCCCTACAAGAAGCAAAAAGGCGATGACGGTAAGCGTATTGTTGCTTTGGCGCCTGTAGTTGAAAAAGAAGGTACCTTCGTAAAAAGAAGCTCGCTCCGTGTGGTTGGCCAGGATACGCCCGAACCGACTGAACCGACGGCACCAGCTGAGCCGGTTAACGAGACCACACGTCTGCGACTTCGGTTCGCCAAGCTTGGGCGCGCTGTCCACCAGTCTCATCTTGATATGCGCGAGTTTATTTTGCGGGCCATGCGACTGGCGGGGCTTGAGCTGCGTTATTCGCAGGGCAATACACCCAGGCCCAAGGTATCGTTTTCACCTGCTTGTGCAACAGGTGTTCAGAGCGAAGCTGAATATATGGATGTCGATTGCATTGGTGACGCCGATGCGCGCGCGGTTGCAGAGAAGCTTAGGCCTTATCTCCCCGATGGAATCTTTATTATCAACGGTGAGGAAATAGGGCTGAAAAGCCCAAGCATTAACAGTGCTCTTTGCTCCACATCCTACACGGCAAATTTCAGCGATTCACTCCCGCACGAAGAGCTTCGAGCTAAAGCCGACGCATTTATGAAGGCCGACGAAGTACTTGTAAAAGTAGTTCGAAAAGCTAAAGGGCGTTTTCTTGATGCTCGGGCAAATGTTTTAGATCTTGCGGTCGTCGGGCAAAGCCTTCACATCAAGCTTGGTTTTACAAACAACGGCGCGACCATGAAGATTTACGAAGCAATCGGATCGGTCGTTGGGGCTGAGTGGGTGAAAGCGGCTCGGATTATGAAGGTCTCGGCTGAGATAGGCGACGAGAGCCTAGGTGCACCGCCTCTGGCGCCTCTCGTCGTAGAGGACTGTGTTGATGTGGTTGACCTGACGACGCTTTCTGTACGTGCCCGACAAGGCAATGCGGCGGGACGCAGCGGTAAGGGTGCAGCTATTTTGGTTCCTTACGCGGAGTAATTCTCTCGATGCAGCGCCGATTTAAGGTTGCTGTTTTGGCAGCTTGTCCATTTCCGTCTCATCAGGGGACCCAGGTGTTTGTCCGCCATCTGGCGGAGGCTCAATCAGATGCCGGTCATCACGTTGAACTGCTCTCCTACGACTATGGAGACGGTACGAAGCCATCAGCCTTTATCCACCACCGGGCACCCTCACTAAATGCTGGTTTACGAAGTGGGCCGAGCTTGAAGCGCTTGGTAAACGATACAACCTTGGCCATTAAAACCAGGCGGGTCGTCTCACGCGGGAATTTTGATGTTCTCCATGCCCATAACGTTGAAGGGCTCTTAATTGGAGTAGCGCTCAAGGCGTCAGGCTTGAAGATTGCGCTGATTTACCACGCCCACAATACGATGAAGGATGAGTTACCAACTTACTTCAGCCGCGTTGTTACGAGGTTTTGCGCCTCAATTGCAGGAAAAGCCTTCGATTTAACAGCTCCCCGTATGGCCGATGCGGTCATTGTCTTCGACCGTTATCAGCGAGAGTTACAAATACGGTCCGGGGTAAAGCCCGAGAAAGTGTTTGTCGTTGCTCCTTCTCTAAAAAGTGAAGAACTGCGTGAGACCAAGGCTCGAAATGTTTGCCTTCCTGAGGGACGCTTTCTCGTTTACTCCGGTAACCCCGATGGCTACCAAAACTTGGAGCTGCTTTGGAGTGCTTTTGAAGGACTTCGGGCTTTACGGCTAGATGTTAAGCTTCTGATTCTAAGCCGCGCGCACTTGGGTGATTTTGGGCCTAACGCAGAGAGCTTGGTCGCTGAAGGGGCAGCTTGTTTTCGCCAATATCAATCTAGAGAAGAAATGGTTGGCTATTTGAAGCGCGCGGAAATTGGGCTCTCAACCCGAACCCTTTCAACAGGGTTTCCCGTGAAACTAATTAACTATGTTCAGCTGGGCCTTAAGGCAGTGGTCGTTGCCGATAGTGTGTCGGCTCCAGCACCAACCGGTGTATGGCTTGCGGGAGCCGACGTGGAGAGCTTTATAAGTGCTTTGGTAGCAGCTCTCGACTCGCCCGGACCTTCAGCCTCATTGGAAAACCAAGGCTTAATGCAGATGAGCACCAAGCCTTATGATGAGGTTTATGGCGCCGTTATTAAGCAGCTTACTTCAGAGACTTTTCCAGAGCAGCTTTCATAGCGTCTAGGGGAGCTTCGCGGCCTGTCCAGATTTTCAAGGACGCTGCGCCTTGAAACAAAAGCATTTCCCAGCCTTCGATAATTTGGCATTCGGCTTTTCGCGCAGCTGCAAGAAACGGTGTTTCGATGGGCTTGTAAACCATATCGAACGCAATCGTGCCTTCTTTAACGCTCGACCAATCAAGCTCATGGGCATCACCATTTTTGCCTACTGGTGTGGCTTGAATAATCACGCTGGCTTGGGCGATGGCAGCTGAGAGCGCAGTTTCGTTGGATAGCGCTATGGCTTCCCCGGCCTTTTCAACTTTCATCTGCGTTAGAAATTCACGGGCCTTATCGGGGTTTCGGGCGGCTACATGAACATGCAGACCAAGTTCATCCAGGGCGATGGCGGCAGCGCGTGCGGCGCCTCCCGCGCCTAAGATCAAAGCGTGGCCCCCGGCTTGAACTTCGCGTTGTTCAAGGGGTTTCATGATGCCGTCTACGTCTGTGAGTGCGCCATGAATGTCTGAACCGTAGCGCCAAAGCGTGTTTACAGCTCCAGCACGCTTGGCGTGACCCTCAAGCGTAACAAGGCCGCCCATGACTGTTTTCATGGGTGTGGTTACGTTGAGTCCAAGCCACTTGCTGTATTGGATCTCATTGCAAACGGCTTTTGCATCGTCTGGCCCGGCGGGGCGAAGCTGGTATTCCGCGTTCATATTCATGGCATCGAAAGCAGCGTTATGCATTGCGGGTGATGGCGACTCGTCAATTGGGTTTCCAATGAGTCCGTATTTCATCTTGGGTGGCATGTTTTTCCCCAATTCTCGTAGATTACGTGTCTAGTTTTTTAGTGCTGCAAATGCAGCCTTTGCTTCTTCAATATCTTTGCCGATTTGTAGCTTGAGTGACTCGGGACCGTCGAACCTGCGTTCTGGCCTGAGGTAAGCAATCAGCTCTAGAAATATAGTTTCGTTGTAGAGCTCATCTCCGGAATATTCCAAAAGATGTGCTTCAACTTTTATCTCGGTTTCGCCTCCGAAAGTAGGCGTATACCCAACATTTAAGACAGCTTCAAAATTTCCCGAATTTGTTCGCACTTTTACTGCATAAACACCCGTCGCAGGGAGAAGTTCGTTTTCGCATCGAACATTGGCAGTGCCAAAGCCAAGCCCTGTTCCGCGCCCAGCTCCGGGTACAACCGGGCCAAAAAGTTCCGGGGGGCGTCCAAGCAAAAGAGTTGCCCCTTCGATTTTGCCCGCAACGATGAACTCACGAATTTTGCTGGATGACGTGACCATACCGGTTTGACGAATATGGCTGACGGGGTGAGCCGAGAAACCTAGGGTTTGACCCATTTTAGAGAGAAGTTCAACATCCCCAGATTGTTTGGAGCCGAAGACAAAACCTTCTCCGACGGTGATGTGCCGTACTTGAAGCTGGTCAACCAGTACATTTTGCACGAAGTCCTGAGGGCTCATTTGTGCAAATTCCATATTAAATGGCTGGATAAAAACCTCGTCGAGGCCCAAAGCTTCGAACCTCTCGAGTCTCCTTGAGAGGGGTTCGAGCATTTTTGGAGCATATTTTGGCGCGAGCACCTTCGCTGGGTGAGGCTCAAAAGTTAGAATCGCAGAGCGAAGGCTGTCCTGTTGTGCCCAGCGAATAGCACCGTTAACCAGCGCTTGGTGCCCAAGGTGAACGCCGTCGAAAATACCGATGGCTGCACTTCTGCCGGGGCCAGGTTCTTGAGGTACGGACTCTGTATTTCGATAAATCTTCATAGCGTTCTGGCGAGCTAGGCTTTTTACATGTGGATGGGGCGTCCCATTGCAGCGTGAGCAGCTTCAAGAACAGCCTCAGGCAGCGTTGGGTGAGCATGGATCGTATGAGCCATCTCTTCCACCGTGGTTTCAAGCTTCATACCCATGGACGCTTCTGCAATCAGATCGGTTGCACGTGGACCAATGATATGAACGCCCAAGACTTCATCGTACTTTGCATCCGCTACCACTTTCACGAATCCGTCAATTTGGTTCATGATGCGTGCTTTGCCCAGGGCCGAAAAAGGAAACTTTCCGGTTTTGATGGTGTAACCAGCTTTGATCGCAGCTTCTTCGGTGAGGCCTACGCTTGCTACTTCCGGGCTTGAGTAAGTGCAATTTGGGTTTAGGTTGTAATCGAGCGGTTTAGGCTCTTTACCGGCGATGTGATCTACAGCAAGCAGTGCTTCAGCACTGGCGGTGTGAGCCAAAAGCGGTGTGCGAACAATATCACCGATGGCATAGACGCCAGGCAGTGATGTGCGCATGAATGGGTCGATATCAATGTAACCGGCATCATCTGCTTTAACGCCTGCAGCCTTTAGACCAAGCTTTGCAGTGACGGGCACGCGGCCTACAGCTACAAGGATCATCTCAGCCTTAAGCTCGACCTTTTTCGAGCCAGTATCGAGCTGACAGACGACTTCGCCGCCTTTGACTTCGGCGCTTTCGAGTTTCGTGCTGGTCATGACGTCGATGCCGCGCTTTTTATAGCACTTGGCCATTTCTTCACTTACTTCACGATCTTCGAGCGGAAGTACGCGGTCGAGCATTTCGAGAACGGTACACTTGGTTCCAAAGCGTGAGTAAATCGACGCGAACTCCATGCCCACTGCTCCGGCACCCAGAACGATCAAGGATTTGGGCGGGTCTTTGAGCTCAAGCGCTTCGTCAGAGCTAACAACGTGCTTGCCGTCGACTTTGAGAAAAGGGAGGTGGCGAGGAACGCTACCGGTAGCCAAAATAACATTTTTGGCCGTCAGCGTTTTACTGCCCTCATCTGATTCAACAACAACTTGTGTAGCTGATTTCAGACTACCGAATCCTTTATGGACATCGATTTTGTTCTTTTTCATCAAGTACGCAACGCCTGCAGCACTTTTCGTAACAACCTTTTTACGGGCTTTTTGTGCAGCGGGGTAATGAAACTCGATCTCTCCACTGATGAGCCCGTCTTTTTTTGCATGCTCTAATTCGCTGACGACGTCAGCAGAGTGCAAAAGACTCTTCGTGGGAATACAGCCTCGTAGAAGACATGTGCCTCCCAGTTTACTGTCTTTTTCAACAATAGCCGTTTTTAACCCAAGGTGTGCACCGCGAATAGCAGCAACATAGCCACCAGGGCCGGCTCCGATTACAATTAAATCATAGGTACTCATAGCGCCAAGCTCTTACCGCGAGCGCACTCACTACGCAACGTCTGAATATCAATTTACACCCCTCTATCGTATGTGACACGAGGCCCTTGCTGCGCTACTCTGAAATACGGCTTTCGATATGTGAGCTGATGTTCAAACATGAAGAGGTATGACCGAAATGAAGGTCTTTACAATTATCCTCTGGGCACTCTTTAGTGCCCTTGGGTTTACAGGCTGTAGCACCGGCTCATCGACCGGTTGTGGTGACCAGGAAGATGCCTGCCAGGCAGGTTATATTTGCCAAGAATCATCCTGTTTACAGGTCTGTAATAGCTCAGAGGACTGTTTAAGTTCAGAAGCTTGCATCGATAATTTGTGCCAACGATACGATGAATTTTGCAGTGTCTCCACTGACTGCGAATCGGGCTGGTATTGCCTTGAGGGCAGCTGCTCTCCTCAAACACCCCTTGGTCAGCAGTGCACGGAAGACGAAGCTTGTGGTTCGGGGCACTGCGTCGAGGGTTTATGCTGCGATGCGTTGTGTGATGGCGATTGCATGGCCTGCACCAACGCAGAAACCGGTGAGCTCACCGGCAGTTGTTCGCCGACTCTTTCGGGCCAAGATCCTGCAGATATTTGTGCAGGCCCGCTCGCCTGTGACGGTACCGGCAGCTGCTTTAATAAAGGTGAGGGCGAGAGTTGCCAGGAAAACTATGAGTGCATCTCTGGCGAATGCGATGAGGGTTATTGCTCACCGCCGTCATGTGGAAATGCAGATGTACAAGTGGGCGAAGATTGTGACGACGGCAACATGATCGATGATGGTAACGGTTGTTCTGAGGACTGCGAACGCAATGATGTTTGTGGAAACGCCATCAATGAGTTTCTTTATGAGACATGCGATGACGGAAATACGACCGATGGAGATTACTGTTCAAGCGATTGCCAAGAAGTCACAGGGCTTTGCGGGGATGGGGTCATTCAGATCAACGAAGAGTGTGATGATGGAAACGACGTTGATGACGGCAATGGCTGTTCCGTGGAGTGCTTAGCAAACCATACTTGTGGAAACGGAGTGCTGGAGAGCGCCATTGAGCTTTGCGATGATTTTAACACAGAGGCCGGTGATTATTGCTCTTCGGATTGCCTGGAGGTTACCGGGTTTTGCGGGGATGATTTGGTTCAGACCAATGAAGAGTGTGACGATGCCAACGACATTGATGATGGCAACGGTTGCAGCGCGATGTGCATTAATAACTCTGATTGCGGTAACAATGTTGTCGAGTCGTATTTTGAGTCATGTGATGATGGCAATAATACAGACGATGGCAACGGTTGCAGTGAGACCTGTGACCGGCTGGGTCTTTGCGGTGACGGCGTTTTGGACGAGGCCTTCGAGGCGTGTGACGACGGTAACAACAACGGCGATGATTATTGCGACGCTCTTTGTGAAACAGTCACAGGGTTTTGCGGGGATGGCGCAACACAAGGCAATGAGGCTTGTGATGACGGCAATACACTCAACGGAGACTATTGCAGCGCCGACTGCCTCTTGCAGATTGGTAGCTGCGGCGACGGCGTGATCCAGCTTAATGAAACATGTGACGACGGCGATGCGGTTGCCGGTGATGGCTGCTCCAGTGAATGTTCCGTTGAACCGTTTTTTACATGCGCCCAAAGCGCACCGTACAGCTGCACACGTGTCGTATTTGTTGATCCCTCGGCAAATGGATCAAACGACGGCAGTAGCTGGGACAATGCATACAACACTCTTCAACCTGCTTTAGACACTTCTTCAGGCTTTTTCATAACATATGGCTACAACGAAGTATGGCTTGCCAACGGTGTTTACCGGCCTTCGGAAACCCTTGATTCAAGTGATGGCAGAACACGAACCTTTGAAGCCAACACTGGCCTGGTTTTACTTGGCGGATTCGCTGGAGGCGAAACAAACCATAAATCAAGAAGCCCTTTAATTTATGAGGCAGTGTTGTCTGGGGATTTCAATGTCACAGGTAACATCGATGGCAATGCTTACCATGTTGTGGTGGTTGGTTCAGACCAAACGCCGATTATCGACGGGGTCGTGATTGAGCAGGGCAATGCTGAAAGCGGCTGCATCAACTGCAACGATAAAGAGGGCGGCGGTCTATTAAATCTGGGGGGAAGTCCACAGATTTTGAATACCGTATTTCGAAATAATGAGGCGCCGGGTAATTTCGGTTATGGCGCGGCGATTTCCAATATTGGCGGCTCTCCAACTTTTGTAAATGTGTTGGTGCATAGCAACGAAGGACATTCCGCGGCGATTCGAAATTATAATACAGAAGCAACCTTTATTAACTGCACTGTGGCCAACAACACGGCTCAAGAGCTTACTGGCGGGATGATGAATACAAACGCCGAGGTAACGATTTCCAACTCGATTATTTGGGGCAATACCGCGCTGAATGGAAG is drawn from Deltaproteobacteria bacterium and contains these coding sequences:
- a CDS encoding bifunctional riboflavin kinase/FAD synthetase is translated as MKIYRNTESVPQEPGPGRSAAIGIFDGVHLGHQALVNGAIRWAQQDSLRSAILTFEPHPAKVLAPKYAPKMLEPLSRRLERFEALGLDEVFIQPFNMEFAQMSPQDFVQNVLVDQLQVRHITVGEGFVFGSKQSGDVELLSKMGQTLGFSAHPVSHIRQTGMVTSSSKIREFIVAGKIEGATLLLGRPPELFGPVVPGAGRGTGLGFGTANVRCENELLPATGVYAVKVRTNSGNFEAVLNVGYTPTFGGETEIKVEAHLLEYSGDELYNETIFLELIAYLRPERRFDGPESLKLQIGKDIEEAKAAFAALKN
- the aroE gene encoding shikimate dehydrogenase, with product MPPKMKYGLIGNPIDESPSPAMHNAAFDAMNMNAEYQLRPAGPDDAKAVCNEIQYSKWLGLNVTTPMKTVMGGLVTLEGHAKRAGAVNTLWRYGSDIHGALTDVDGIMKPLEQREVQAGGHALILGAGGAARAAAIALDELGLHVHVAARNPDKAREFLTQMKVEKAGEAIALSNETALSAAIAQASVIIQATPVGKNGDAHELDWSSVKEGTIAFDMVYKPIETPFLAAARKAECQIIEGWEMLLFQGAASLKIWTGREAPLDAMKAALEKSLK
- a CDS encoding glycosyltransferase family 4 protein → MQRRFKVAVLAACPFPSHQGTQVFVRHLAEAQSDAGHHVELLSYDYGDGTKPSAFIHHRAPSLNAGLRSGPSLKRLVNDTTLAIKTRRVVSRGNFDVLHAHNVEGLLIGVALKASGLKIALIYHAHNTMKDELPTYFSRVVTRFCASIAGKAFDLTAPRMADAVIVFDRYQRELQIRSGVKPEKVFVVAPSLKSEELRETKARNVCLPEGRFLVYSGNPDGYQNLELLWSAFEGLRALRLDVKLLILSRAHLGDFGPNAESLVAEGAACFRQYQSREEMVGYLKRAEIGLSTRTLSTGFPVKLINYVQLGLKAVVVADSVSAPAPTGVWLAGADVESFISALVAALDSPGPSASLENQGLMQMSTKPYDEVYGAVIKQLTSETFPEQLS
- a CDS encoding TIGR03960 family B12-binding radical SAM protein, with translation MQYDMPIDGDVINTLLEGVDKPARYIGGEVNSVVKEGDHIRRRIALCFPDVYEVAESHIGLKILYDIINQKEDMAAERVYAMWPDLEKKARENNVPIWSLESRLPLKLFDMVGFTLQYELSYPTLIGMLEHGGVPVRAEDRTEEDPYVIGGGAGSYNPEPIAPFFDAFLLGDGEEAIIDIVDAIDAAKSRNATRQEVLEDIARIPGMYVPSHFEIEYDGVNITKIEALEGSIYEGTRAKHGTPRITRRTVIDLDGAHYPTRPIIPNIKPVHERASIEIQRGCSQACRFCQAGMITRPTRQRKPETVLKLAEAQIKNSGADELGLLSLSAGDYEPINYVLEQFFDRFSDQNVSVSLPSMRTETMTPKLAEQVATVRKSGFTFAPEAGSERMRRVINKTNSEEDLMNAVRATVKAGWRHLKFYFMIGLPTETFVDVEAIAHLGERARAEGRKIRRDINVTVSVSTFVPKPHTSFQWEAQIGVEETLEKQRYLRRRLKRQNIGFRWHSAEQSFLEGVLSRGDRRLADALEIAAREGCRLDAWSEQHNSDQWLEVLERTLTPHGLEASEYLEERPMKGVLPWDHLDAGILKKFLMRDRKASLKESTIEDCALHDYCYACGGCDKGDPYKKQKGDDGKRIVALAPVVEKEGTFVKRSSLRVVGQDTPEPTEPTAPAEPVNETTRLRLRFAKLGRAVHQSHLDMREFILRAMRLAGLELRYSQGNTPRPKVSFSPACATGVQSEAEYMDVDCIGDADARAVAEKLRPYLPDGIFIINGEEIGLKSPSINSALCSTSYTANFSDSLPHEELRAKADAFMKADEVLVKVVRKAKGRFLDARANVLDLAVVGQSLHIKLGFTNNGATMKIYEAIGSVVGAEWVKAARIMKVSAEIGDESLGAPPLAPLVVEDCVDVVDLTTLSVRARQGNAAGRSGKGAAILVPYAE
- the lpdA gene encoding dihydrolipoyl dehydrogenase, producing MSTYDLIVIGAGPGGYVAAIRGAHLGLKTAIVEKDSKLGGTCLLRGCIPTKSLLHSADVVSELEHAKKDGLISGEIEFHYPAAQKARKKVVTKSAAGVAYLMKKNKIDVHKGFGSLKSATQVVVESDEGSKTLTAKNVILATGSVPRHLPFLKVDGKHVVSSDEALELKDPPKSLIVLGAGAVGMEFASIYSRFGTKCTVLEMLDRVLPLEDREVSEEMAKCYKKRGIDVMTSTKLESAEVKGGEVVCQLDTGSKKVELKAEMILVAVGRVPVTAKLGLKAAGVKADDAGYIDIDPFMRTSLPGVYAIGDIVRTPLLAHTASAEALLAVDHIAGKEPKPLDYNLNPNCTYSSPEVASVGLTEEAAIKAGYTIKTGKFPFSALGKARIMNQIDGFVKVVADAKYDEVLGVHIIGPRATDLIAEASMGMKLETTVEEMAHTIHAHPTLPEAVLEAAHAAMGRPIHM